A single region of the Synechococcus sp. HK05 genome encodes:
- a CDS encoding SLBB domain-containing protein — protein MLGDLMTSVQYAAASGNPTGSGPFLGHTLATQDAYIIGPGDQLEIVLLDPSAKDLGGRFEILNDGSASLALVGSVVLEGLTINQAKLWLQDLYGQYLLRPSLNLQVTRPRPIQVSIAGEVESPGLYSLTNSEISQTEGGPSTTISGLPTVVTAIQKAGGLTLNADLRNVILQRRLPGATTQIREAPLNLALLLQQGDKTQNPFLFDGDTIMIARAEISDREVMELAATNFSPQSIQVNIVGEVVNPGRIEVQANTPLVEAVLAAGGPKNWRAKRSNVELVRINRNGSATREMFSIDYSQGVSSARNPPLRNGDTVIVNRSNYAVLTDAVTAIATPVTGLVNVWALIQLINDSSRKN, from the coding sequence GTGCTCGGCGATCTGATGACGTCAGTTCAATATGCAGCTGCATCGGGTAATCCAACAGGATCAGGGCCATTCTTGGGCCATACACTCGCAACCCAGGATGCCTATATCATTGGACCAGGAGATCAGCTCGAAATTGTTCTGTTAGATCCTTCCGCCAAAGATCTTGGTGGACGGTTTGAAATCCTTAATGACGGTAGTGCAAGCCTCGCTCTCGTTGGGAGTGTCGTCCTAGAAGGCCTTACGATTAATCAGGCAAAATTATGGCTTCAGGACTTGTATGGGCAGTATCTTCTGCGCCCCTCCCTCAATCTGCAAGTGACACGCCCAAGACCGATACAGGTTTCCATCGCTGGTGAGGTGGAATCTCCAGGTCTCTATTCACTCACTAACAGTGAGATCTCCCAAACAGAAGGTGGCCCATCAACGACGATTAGCGGATTGCCAACAGTGGTTACAGCGATCCAGAAGGCCGGTGGTTTAACGCTCAATGCGGATTTACGCAATGTCATTCTTCAGCGTCGGTTGCCTGGGGCGACAACGCAGATACGAGAAGCTCCGTTGAATCTCGCACTGCTTCTCCAGCAAGGCGATAAAACTCAGAATCCATTCCTTTTTGATGGGGACACAATCATGATTGCACGGGCTGAGATTTCTGACCGTGAAGTGATGGAGCTGGCTGCGACAAACTTCTCGCCCCAGAGTATTCAGGTCAATATTGTAGGGGAAGTTGTTAATCCTGGTCGCATCGAAGTTCAAGCTAATACACCATTGGTTGAGGCGGTTTTGGCGGCTGGTGGTCCTAAGAACTGGCGGGCCAAACGCAGCAACGTTGAGCTCGTAAGGATCAATCGCAACGGATCGGCAACACGTGAAATGTTCTCCATTGATTATTCGCAAGGTGTTAGCTCTGCTCGCAACCCCCCTCTGCGCAATGGCGACACAGTTATTGTCAACCGAAGCAACTATGCAGTGTTGACAGACGCCGTAACGGCTATTGCGACCCCAGTCACAGGTCTTGTCAATGTGTGGGCCCTGATTCAGCTCATCAACGACTCGTCACGCAAAAACTAG